The Candidatus Dependentiae bacterium genome includes a window with the following:
- the dnaB gene encoding replicative DNA helicase, producing the protein MPYSLEAEKAVLGALLLNDEYIHNVIEIIGAQDFYNLAHQVIFQAITQLTQEQKRVDLVTLQDALTKKNKLEEIGGISYLLALQEDIPAVGMVTHHARIIKEKSTLRSLISSATQIITTCYDQNEKDIDVVLDAAEQTIFQISNKRTNQNFVQLNIWLKKTFEYLSDIKSHSKGITGIPSGFKKLDAMTSGFQKGDLVVLAARPSMGKTALALALASQAAREGYTVGFFSLEMSAEQLTLRLLSTQAGISHHNIRNATISSDEWLELTNVAAQLASMKLFIDDTAMVELMELRAKARKLKNEHKLSFIVVDYLQLIRTAKKHENRHQEVSEISRSLKALAKELEVPIVALSQLSRAVDSRVDKRPMLSDLRESGAIEQDADLIMFLYRDSVYNPDAENPLLSEVIIGKQRNGPTGTVMLNFIRELTRFEDLDYDE; encoded by the coding sequence GCTTAATGACGAGTATATTCACAATGTAATTGAAATTATCGGTGCGCAAGATTTCTATAACCTTGCGCACCAAGTAATTTTTCAAGCAATAACCCAACTTACTCAAGAGCAAAAACGAGTTGATCTGGTAACTCTTCAGGATGCGCTCACAAAAAAAAATAAACTTGAAGAGATCGGTGGCATTTCTTATTTACTTGCTTTGCAAGAAGATATTCCAGCGGTGGGGATGGTAACTCATCACGCGCGCATTATTAAAGAAAAGTCTACGCTTCGTTCGCTTATTAGTTCTGCAACACAAATCATCACCACCTGCTATGATCAAAATGAAAAAGATATAGATGTTGTTCTTGATGCAGCAGAACAAACAATTTTTCAGATATCAAACAAACGGACCAATCAAAATTTTGTTCAGCTTAATATTTGGCTCAAAAAAACGTTTGAATATCTTTCCGATATTAAAAGCCACAGTAAAGGAATTACCGGCATCCCTTCAGGTTTTAAAAAACTTGATGCGATGACCTCCGGCTTTCAAAAAGGTGATCTCGTTGTCCTTGCGGCTCGCCCCTCAATGGGCAAAACTGCTTTAGCACTTGCACTTGCATCGCAAGCAGCTCGAGAAGGGTATACGGTTGGTTTCTTTTCTCTTGAAATGTCGGCAGAGCAACTCACGCTACGATTGCTCTCAACACAAGCGGGCATCTCTCATCATAATATACGCAATGCGACTATTTCTTCAGATGAATGGCTAGAATTAACGAACGTAGCAGCGCAATTAGCATCAATGAAACTTTTTATAGACGACACAGCGATGGTTGAATTGATGGAGTTGCGCGCAAAAGCACGTAAACTGAAAAATGAACACAAATTATCTTTCATCGTCGTAGACTATTTGCAGCTGATTCGCACTGCAAAAAAACATGAAAATCGGCATCAAGAAGTTTCAGAAATTTCTCGATCGCTTAAAGCGCTTGCTAAAGAACTTGAAGTGCCCATCGTGGCGCTTTCACAGCTTTCGCGTGCTGTTGATAGCCGCGTGGATAAAAGACCTATGCTTTCCGATTTAAGAGAATCTGGAGCAATTGAGCAAGATGCCGATCTTATTATGTTTTTATACCGCGACAGCGTTTACAACCCAGATGCAGAAAACCCACTTCTTTCTGAAGTAATTATTGGTAAACAGCGCAACGGCCCAACCGGGACCGTGATGCTCAATTTCATTCGAGAGCTCACGCGTTTTGAAGATCTCGATTACGACGAATAA
- a CDS encoding crossover junction endodeoxyribonuclease RuvC, which produces MIVLGIDPGFSVTGFAIIKHEGGKANLIDYGFLKMSPTKGLPERVGIFHALFLEKIQKFAVTDIALETPFLGKNTQTFLKLGYLRGIVYLLSDTYKTALHELSPSEVKLAVTGSGGAQKEQVARVVYRLFPTVGVVQKADVTDAIAISLCGLWKGKQSNSLTQQYLKKMLTK; this is translated from the coding sequence ATGATAGTTTTAGGCATCGATCCCGGATTTTCAGTAACAGGATTTGCGATTATTAAGCATGAAGGGGGAAAGGCGAATCTTATTGATTATGGTTTTCTTAAAATGTCCCCAACCAAAGGCTTGCCAGAGCGAGTCGGCATATTCCACGCTCTTTTTCTAGAAAAAATACAAAAATTTGCGGTTACAGATATCGCACTCGAAACGCCTTTTTTGGGAAAAAACACGCAAACATTTTTAAAGCTCGGTTATTTACGCGGTATTGTTTATTTACTTTCCGACACCTATAAAACGGCGCTTCACGAACTTTCCCCTAGCGAAGTAAAACTTGCAGTCACCGGATCAGGCGGCGCCCAAAAAGAGCAAGTTGCGCGAGTCGTATATCGGTTATTCCCAACGGTAGGCGTCGTGCAAAAAGCAGACGTCACCGATGCAATCGCTATTAGTTTGTGCGGACTTTGGAAGGGTAAGCAAAGCAATTCTTTGACTCAGCAATATTTAAAAAAAATGCTCACAAAGTAG
- a CDS encoding peroxidase-related enzyme (This protein belongs to a clade of uncharacterized proteins related to peroxidases such as the alkylhydroperoxidase AhpD.), producing the protein MKYSIFSVLFFLVNPAYSVPHIELPQSLPGIISLLAYCPQTAKPLSMLAEVLLRGESTLSAGERELIASYVSSLNTCNFCCNSHSAAAAHLLDNGALTTVQAVKDDFQTAPISEKLKTLLAIAQQVQKNGKLVTAEHISRARQAGATDKEIHDTVLIAAAFCMYNRYVDGLSTWTPDDPEIYDAMGKELAQIGYIR; encoded by the coding sequence ATGAAATATTCTATTTTCTCTGTATTGTTTTTTTTAGTTAATCCAGCGTATTCAGTTCCGCATATAGAATTACCGCAGTCACTTCCAGGAATCATCAGTCTCCTAGCTTATTGCCCACAAACTGCAAAGCCACTTTCAATGCTGGCAGAAGTATTACTTCGAGGCGAATCGACATTATCTGCAGGAGAGCGAGAGCTTATAGCTTCCTATGTTTCATCTCTTAATACATGCAATTTTTGCTGTAATAGTCACAGCGCTGCCGCTGCACATTTACTAGATAACGGTGCGTTGACCACGGTGCAAGCGGTAAAAGACGATTTTCAAACGGCACCCATTTCAGAAAAGCTCAAAACTTTATTAGCGATCGCTCAACAAGTGCAAAAGAATGGGAAATTAGTAACGGCCGAACATATTTCACGAGCAAGGCAAGCAGGGGCTACCGATAAGGAAATTCACGACACAGTTCTCATCGCCGCCGCTTTTTGCATGTATAACCGTTATGTTGATGGACTTTCAACGTGGACACCTGATGACCCGGAAATTTACGATGCGATGGGCAAAGAATTGGCGCAAATCGGTTATATCCGTTAA
- a CDS encoding S8/S53 family peptidase: MKYHTIKIMLLALGISLELFSLSPIDIQQQEPLRHLILHFPSLVGCQSDAHQLDAIEKDALTEINNSLINEHYLIPYEKNNTNLSVWGYLSYRFKRLYYSLFYYKYCSEYPDKLNYAFYPRRDPHFGFYTIYIPNGVPYEKFSSTAQDIFKKKNLECYIDADIPVYLTAQEEKNERMAGNGYFSIDQLKQLNDKNVYWYQSFPTTGLILEEPYYPPTYPYLPHFFSLHQLAPSQGAGITIALIDTGACAFKVQDNPHYYKHRDIAINYPRIGLENLTISNNSKSAQVSQLVTAIQPHLKKTVPPESLEQLIAHWICDYASHKNKEGIEKFLARHGNQSICDGSGSLNNQGAILLQKIIKAAGTYTVGWLDEPYNKYAVLNFLPTSYLNDPSQLLVATHGTHTLSLISGCPAQNDHQIGGIAPQATVMMIKAFNEKGLSTKSLLIDAVKKAISGNADILNLSLKIADRIDLTHESSKTLAQLIGLTPYVVAASGNDGGNSRRPTLSYPARFETVAFDVGAFGLENHNPIIPEFSQYEINKGPLFVAPGVNIIGAGIIPSLPESSIYMYRSGTSMAAALTSGFLALLLGEFKDDFTKDELLNVCYHATFKLAPTPDWKTKTILGVLDMRTALFVLHCIKALKKKLATQPFENLMAAVFFKLLEPLETYGKKYLNSANPKDDFIAFINQAHAEPFPENFKRPASLQDGINSVVNSIRSEIVSPERKNSLHSLGLPDRAQKKLAHDALKNDSWVKQARGIKNRLIAARQFADNVV; the protein is encoded by the coding sequence GTGAAGTATCATACTATAAAAATTATGCTTCTGGCATTAGGCATTTCCTTGGAGCTGTTTTCGCTTAGCCCTATAGATATTCAACAGCAAGAACCGCTTCGGCATCTTATTCTTCATTTTCCTTCTTTAGTGGGCTGCCAAAGCGACGCGCATCAATTAGATGCAATAGAAAAAGATGCGCTTACAGAAATTAATAATTCATTAATTAATGAGCATTATCTTATTCCCTACGAAAAAAATAATACAAATCTGTCTGTTTGGGGTTACCTTTCTTATCGGTTCAAAAGATTATATTATTCGCTCTTTTATTATAAATATTGTTCAGAATACCCCGATAAACTTAATTATGCTTTTTATCCACGGCGCGATCCGCATTTTGGTTTTTATACTATATATATTCCCAATGGCGTACCGTATGAAAAATTTTCAAGTACGGCACAAGATATCTTTAAGAAAAAAAATCTTGAATGTTATATCGATGCAGATATTCCAGTCTATTTAACAGCGCAAGAAGAAAAAAATGAAAGAATGGCTGGAAATGGTTATTTTTCGATTGATCAGCTCAAACAGTTGAACGATAAAAATGTGTATTGGTATCAATCGTTTCCTACAACGGGATTAATTTTAGAAGAGCCATATTATCCCCCAACATATCCTTATCTTCCCCATTTTTTTTCGCTGCATCAACTTGCTCCTAGCCAGGGTGCTGGAATTACGATCGCATTAATTGATACTGGAGCTTGTGCATTTAAAGTGCAAGATAATCCACATTATTATAAACACAGAGATATTGCGATTAATTATCCTCGAATTGGCCTTGAAAATTTAACAATCAGCAATAACTCTAAATCGGCTCAAGTTTCTCAATTGGTAACGGCTATTCAACCACATTTAAAAAAAACAGTTCCGCCAGAATCGCTTGAGCAATTGATCGCACATTGGATTTGCGATTATGCATCCCATAAAAATAAAGAGGGGATTGAAAAATTTTTAGCAAGGCACGGAAATCAATCTATTTGCGATGGATCCGGATCCCTCAATAATCAGGGAGCTATACTTTTACAAAAAATTATTAAGGCAGCGGGTACGTACACTGTGGGTTGGCTGGATGAACCGTATAATAAATATGCGGTACTTAATTTTTTACCCACATCGTATTTGAACGATCCGTCACAATTATTAGTAGCAACTCACGGAACGCATACCCTCAGCCTCATTTCTGGATGCCCTGCACAAAACGATCATCAAATTGGTGGTATTGCTCCGCAAGCAACGGTAATGATGATTAAAGCATTTAATGAAAAAGGATTGAGTACTAAATCGCTTCTTATCGATGCAGTAAAAAAAGCAATCTCTGGAAATGCCGATATTTTAAATTTAAGTCTCAAAATTGCAGACCGGATTGATTTGACGCACGAATCCTCAAAAACGCTTGCGCAACTCATTGGATTGACACCGTATGTGGTTGCTGCATCAGGAAATGATGGCGGTAATAGCAGGCGACCAACGCTTTCGTATCCTGCTCGTTTTGAAACGGTAGCTTTTGATGTAGGCGCATTTGGATTAGAAAATCACAATCCAATTATTCCGGAATTCTCGCAATACGAAATCAATAAAGGGCCACTTTTTGTTGCGCCGGGAGTTAATATTATTGGAGCAGGAATAATTCCAAGCCTTCCTGAATCATCTATTTATATGTATCGCAGTGGCACTTCGATGGCAGCAGCGCTGACAAGCGGGTTTCTTGCATTGCTGCTTGGTGAATTTAAAGATGATTTCACCAAAGATGAACTCTTAAATGTTTGCTATCACGCAACGTTCAAACTTGCGCCAACGCCAGATTGGAAAACTAAAACAATCCTGGGTGTTCTGGATATGAGAACCGCTCTTTTTGTTTTACATTGCATTAAAGCTCTAAAGAAAAAATTAGCAACGCAACCGTTTGAGAATTTAATGGCTGCTGTTTTTTTCAAACTGCTAGAACCTCTTGAAACATATGGTAAAAAATATTTGAACAGCGCAAATCCTAAAGACGATTTTATAGCTTTCATTAATCAAGCACATGCTGAGCCATTTCCAGAAAACTTTAAGCGGCCGGCGTCTTTGCAAGATGGTATCAATAGTGTGGTGAACTCAATCCGTAGCGAAATTGTAAGCCCCGAGCGCAAAAATTCTCTTCATTCACTGGGATTGCCAGATCGTGCTCAGAAAAAACTTGCGCACGACGCTTTAAAAAACGATTCGTGGGTAAAGCAAGCACGTGGGATAAAAAATCGTTTGATTGCTGCACGTCAGTTTGCCGATAATGTTGTTTAA
- a CDS encoding thioredoxin family protein, with product MNIRSFSTVCALSLLVIFSASCGEIVTARNHNEFNAHLQAAPVVVAEFYSPTCSHCITFNKSGTFESLAKENPDVRFVRVSYQDKEAAMLFGSHRVNAFPTFLVFKNGQEVKELRQAGGLTKTSIQDKINKAKK from the coding sequence ATGAACATTCGTTCTTTTTCTACTGTTTGCGCACTGAGCCTTTTAGTTATTTTTTCTGCCAGTTGTGGAGAAATAGTCACTGCGAGAAACCATAATGAATTTAATGCCCACCTTCAGGCTGCACCCGTTGTAGTCGCAGAATTTTACAGCCCAACTTGCAGTCATTGTATTACTTTTAATAAATCTGGAACGTTTGAATCACTTGCAAAAGAAAATCCTGACGTGCGATTTGTGCGAGTAAGTTACCAAGACAAAGAAGCTGCGATGCTCTTTGGCTCGCACAGGGTGAACGCTTTTCCTACCTTCTTAGTATTTAAAAACGGACAAGAAGTAAAAGAGCTTCGCCAAGCTGGTGGCCTTACCAAAACATCAATTCAAGATAAGATAAATAAAGCGAAAAAATAG
- the recF gene encoding DNA replication and repair protein RecF (All proteins in this family for which functions are known are DNA-binding proteins that assist the filamentation of RecA onto DNA for the initiation of recombination or recombinational repair.) produces the protein MQINSVELKNFRCFPSYELDFQAPLVLISGANGSGKTSLLEALHYACYLRSFRTHVPKDLLSFGRESFFLKVGVAADNLDHELQVGFSSRKKLVKIDQQPIKSYKELIDYYRTITLTEDDLLLIKGGPEERRLFIDQAVMLHKPEFLQELRTLRSIVAQRNALVSRADGAADESYWLWTQQLFEHSQEIARIRAALLSSIEIRVNQLLRHFKVESGIALSYKSKYETLGNSWNDWVATQEKLPFKEFTMGRTLFGAHLDEIDIKFKGQVAKSFSSRGQQKLILMLLKIAQLQELKATKGPALLLLDDFMNDFDEPTAFQLIELIKENAQQAIFTSPLVIGHFEAALMGQGCHKISL, from the coding sequence GTGCAGATAAACTCAGTAGAGCTCAAAAATTTTCGCTGCTTTCCTTCGTATGAGCTTGATTTTCAGGCACCGCTCGTACTCATTTCTGGTGCGAACGGTTCAGGAAAAACATCGCTTCTGGAGGCACTCCATTATGCATGCTATTTGCGATCGTTTCGCACGCATGTTCCAAAAGATCTTTTATCTTTTGGACGAGAATCTTTTTTTCTGAAAGTTGGGGTCGCCGCTGATAATTTAGATCATGAACTTCAAGTGGGATTTTCTTCCAGAAAAAAACTGGTTAAAATTGATCAGCAGCCGATAAAATCATATAAAGAACTGATCGACTATTATCGCACTATTACATTGACCGAAGACGATCTTTTGCTTATTAAGGGCGGCCCGGAAGAGCGTCGGCTTTTTATTGATCAAGCAGTTATGCTGCACAAGCCTGAATTTTTACAAGAATTAAGAACGCTGCGCTCAATAGTTGCGCAGCGGAACGCTCTTGTTTCTCGCGCAGATGGAGCAGCGGACGAATCATATTGGCTGTGGACGCAGCAGTTATTTGAACATTCCCAAGAAATTGCGCGAATTCGCGCAGCGCTTTTATCATCGATTGAAATTCGGGTGAATCAATTATTGCGTCATTTTAAAGTAGAAAGCGGCATTGCATTAAGCTACAAATCTAAATATGAAACACTTGGTAATTCATGGAACGATTGGGTGGCTACACAAGAAAAATTGCCCTTTAAAGAGTTTACCATGGGTAGGACTCTTTTTGGTGCGCACCTTGATGAAATAGACATAAAATTCAAAGGGCAAGTGGCTAAAAGCTTTTCTTCTCGCGGCCAGCAAAAACTCATCCTTATGCTCCTTAAAATAGCCCAACTTCAGGAGCTTAAAGCGACCAAGGGGCCAGCTCTTTTACTGCTCGATGATTTTATGAACGATTTTGATGAACCGACCGCGTTCCAGCTTATTGAACTGATCAAAGAAAATGCTCAACAGGCAATATTTACATCCCCCTTGGTAATAGGCCATTTCGAGGCTGCGCTTATGGGGCAGGGATGCCACAAGATAAGTTTGTGA
- the dnaN gene encoding DNA polymerase III subunit beta, which yields MAHTFIVAQKELFSILSSMQPICSKRTTLDTTSYILFQAGHRELILKSTDLEISLQSSCSLISSSINDTLTFLVPGKRLFDLVKELDGDIECTLKNNQFFIKSGAVNVGLHIKDAQTFPPFPERIENLMHLEASFFVELIDKVAFLIPPNNANPALNGLFLEIDGQAFKMTTTDGHCLAQVRTNKYVLEGMHRWLMPRRAVFEIKKILENVTSPAIFLGTCGNQLVFSGDTFNFFTKLLADQFPHYSAILEKKDFVPAVLDRAQFLKALRRSTCLLSGQFLATQFGFDAEKLFVSMENKEVGSLNEELSLDQFTGARLDIRFYSPYLLSGLPAFADDKITAYLKNSTKPIIFESEKEAYQITYLVMPISPTQNL from the coding sequence ATGGCACACACATTTATTGTTGCGCAGAAAGAGCTTTTCTCGATTCTTTCCTCGATGCAACCCATTTGTTCTAAGCGCACGACGCTTGATACCACTTCATATATTTTATTTCAAGCAGGTCACCGTGAACTTATTTTAAAAAGTACCGATCTAGAAATCAGCTTGCAATCTAGTTGCTCGCTTATCTCAAGTTCTATTAACGATACCCTGACATTTCTTGTTCCAGGAAAACGACTTTTTGATTTGGTTAAAGAACTTGATGGTGATATTGAATGTACTTTGAAAAATAATCAGTTTTTTATTAAATCTGGCGCAGTTAATGTTGGGTTGCATATTAAAGATGCGCAAACTTTTCCTCCATTTCCAGAGCGCATTGAAAATCTCATGCATCTGGAAGCCTCATTTTTTGTGGAGCTCATTGATAAAGTCGCTTTCTTAATACCGCCTAACAATGCAAATCCTGCGCTTAATGGCCTCTTTCTAGAAATTGATGGCCAAGCATTTAAAATGACGACAACCGATGGCCATTGCTTAGCGCAAGTACGCACCAATAAATATGTGCTTGAGGGCATGCATCGCTGGTTGATGCCGCGCAGAGCTGTTTTTGAAATTAAAAAGATTTTGGAAAATGTCACAAGCCCTGCAATATTTTTGGGCACATGCGGCAATCAATTAGTATTTTCGGGCGACACATTTAATTTTTTTACGAAATTACTTGCAGATCAGTTTCCGCACTATTCAGCAATTCTTGAAAAAAAAGATTTTGTGCCAGCAGTTCTGGATCGCGCACAGTTTTTAAAAGCGTTACGCCGCTCCACCTGTTTACTTTCAGGGCAATTTTTAGCAACGCAGTTTGGATTTGATGCTGAAAAGCTTTTTGTTTCTATGGAAAATAAAGAGGTTGGATCGCTCAATGAAGAGCTTTCGCTTGATCAGTTTACCGGAGCGCGTTTAGATATTCGTTTTTATTCTCCTTATTTGCTTTCAGGGCTTCCGGCTTTTGCAGATGATAAAATTACTGCGTATTTAAAGAACTCTACTAAGCCAATTATTTTTGAATCAGAAAAAGAGGCGTATCAAATTACTTACTTGGTGATGCCAATATCGCCAACGCAAAATCTTTAG
- a CDS encoding class I SAM-dependent methyltransferase translates to MKKLIFCIVACSAYASFALSKDSSLSNSDSFMIIDDLYKNINGFSISEKERSTIREQGGNPTYGEITHKGAAELLSKLNLKESDVLYDLGSGVGKLVVQVGLTTPAKVVGIELSKTRHENAVAVQKEIERRNLAKKDKITFINKNINDVPLDQATVFFMCSTCFSDELMRSLTEKLGKLKKGLRVVTLRKLPEPHNFKLIELMQLPMTWSNNTNVYIYQLP, encoded by the coding sequence ATGAAAAAATTGATATTCTGTATAGTTGCATGCAGCGCATATGCAAGTTTTGCGCTCAGCAAAGATAGTTCCCTATCAAATAGTGACAGCTTTATGATTATCGATGATCTCTATAAAAATATAAATGGCTTTTCAATTTCGGAAAAAGAGCGCAGCACTATTCGTGAGCAAGGGGGCAATCCAACGTATGGAGAGATTACGCATAAAGGCGCCGCAGAACTTTTAAGCAAACTTAATTTAAAAGAAAGCGATGTTCTTTACGATTTAGGATCTGGCGTTGGTAAATTGGTGGTACAAGTTGGGCTCACAACTCCGGCAAAAGTAGTTGGTATTGAACTTTCCAAAACGCGCCATGAAAATGCCGTTGCTGTACAAAAAGAGATCGAGCGTCGCAATCTTGCCAAAAAAGATAAGATTACATTCATTAATAAAAATATAAACGATGTTCCGTTGGATCAAGCAACCGTATTCTTTATGTGCTCCACCTGTTTTTCGGATGAATTGATGCGATCGTTGACCGAAAAGCTGGGAAAATTAAAAAAAGGATTGCGCGTTGTAACGCTACGCAAACTGCCAGAGCCACATAACTTTAAACTGATAGAATTAATGCAACTTCCGATGACTTGGTCGAACAATACGAATGTATATATCTATCAATTGCCTTAA
- a CDS encoding ankyrin repeat domain-containing protein, with product MSKELLHLFSAIKQEHLEQVKVAIKNHPSLVNMKDDKGNTALLIAAQGKTTDILDTLIKHHASINYQHPKSGQTALMLAAQNGRLENVKYLLKHDANAEIKDAHGKTVADYAKDSDNKDLIALFVN from the coding sequence ATGAGCAAAGAACTACTGCATCTTTTTTCTGCTATTAAGCAAGAGCATCTTGAACAAGTAAAAGTTGCTATTAAAAATCATCCATCACTCGTTAATATGAAAGATGATAAAGGAAACACCGCTCTTTTAATCGCAGCCCAAGGAAAAACAACCGATATTCTTGATACACTTATCAAGCATCATGCCTCTATTAATTATCAACATCCAAAAAGCGGCCAAACCGCTCTTATGCTTGCTGCGCAAAATGGGCGCCTGGAAAATGTTAAATATTTACTCAAGCATGATGCGAATGCAGAAATTAAAGATGCGCATGGAAAAACTGTGGCCGATTATGCCAAAGACAGCGATAACAAAGATCTCATTGCGCTCTTTGTAAACTAA
- a CDS encoding DoxX family protein, giving the protein MITQLFLFLTAPSSTIFLEYGLCFMRITIGILTIAHGYPKIMGGVQTWQFLGGTMANVGIHFWPVFWGLCAACAEFFGGIALTLGLGTRIASLFLIFMMIIAFLMHWNKKDSFQVYSFSLAMIAIFIGFFIAGSGIYSVDAYLNR; this is encoded by the coding sequence ATGATTACTCAATTATTTTTGTTTCTCACTGCCCCTTCTTCAACTATATTTCTGGAATATGGTCTCTGCTTTATGCGCATCACCATTGGCATTTTAACGATTGCTCATGGATATCCAAAAATAATGGGCGGGGTGCAAACATGGCAATTTTTGGGCGGAACAATGGCAAATGTGGGCATTCATTTTTGGCCAGTTTTCTGGGGATTATGCGCCGCGTGCGCTGAATTTTTTGGAGGTATTGCGCTGACGCTAGGGCTTGGAACGCGCATAGCTTCCTTATTTCTTATTTTTATGATGATCATTGCCTTCTTGATGCATTGGAATAAAAAGGATTCTTTTCAAGTCTATTCATTTTCGCTTGCAATGATTGCTATCTTCATAGGATTTTTTATCGCTGGAAGCGGCATTTATTCTGTTGATGCCTATTTGAATCGTTAA
- a CDS encoding class I SAM-dependent methyltransferase, producing the protein MEKISCIFNCKAPSSIVINESGYEGNKCFNCALIYISPRPSMQEVLDIYGHNDAHISAQSHITQSYFKYLHSVHTLSIIKKYKKCGALLEIGAGGGHFLAQAKRDGFEPYAIELNPTQAVFISEKQKIPCEEKPFSLSSFGSTKFDVIYHSDVISHLHDPHAAFLMMHEKLNDGGFLIFETGNLSDVHRRYYSLFNSFQYPDHLFFFGEQNVKTLLEQSGFVFKKMYRYSIVLHLIMLKLIGLLSKKNKQQKLSPASSGNQQTTRSSAKDFLKDTYHIMLYTMRYRLGALLPKKNRPQTIIVIAEKN; encoded by the coding sequence ATGGAAAAAATATCGTGCATATTTAATTGCAAAGCGCCAAGTAGCATTGTTATTAATGAATCGGGATATGAAGGAAATAAATGCTTTAACTGCGCACTTATTTATATTTCGCCGCGGCCATCTATGCAAGAAGTTCTCGATATTTATGGCCATAATGATGCGCATATTTCTGCACAGTCGCATATTACGCAATCTTATTTTAAATATCTACACAGTGTTCACACGCTTTCTATTATAAAAAAATATAAAAAGTGCGGAGCGCTTTTAGAAATTGGAGCTGGCGGCGGTCATTTTCTTGCCCAAGCGAAAAGAGATGGTTTTGAACCGTACGCGATTGAACTAAACCCAACGCAGGCGGTATTTATTTCTGAAAAGCAAAAAATCCCCTGCGAAGAAAAGCCGTTTTCTCTTTCTTCATTTGGTTCTACAAAATTTGATGTTATTTATCATAGCGATGTCATAAGCCATTTGCATGATCCGCATGCTGCATTTTTGATGATGCATGAAAAATTAAATGATGGCGGATTTCTCATTTTTGAAACCGGTAATTTAAGCGATGTTCATCGGCGCTATTATTCGCTTTTTAATTCATTTCAGTATCCAGATCATCTCTTTTTCTTTGGTGAGCAAAATGTTAAAACGCTTTTGGAGCAAAGCGGCTTTGTTTTTAAAAAAATGTATCGTTATTCAATAGTGCTTCACTTAATCATGTTAAAGTTGATTGGCCTGCTCAGCAAAAAAAATAAGCAGCAGAAACTTTCTCCTGCCTCATCAGGCAATCAGCAAACAACAAGAAGTTCTGCAAAAGATTTTTTAAAAGATACGTATCATATTATGCTTTATACGATGCGCTACAGACTCGGTGCATTATTGCCTAAAAAAAATCGACCACAAACAATTATTGTTATCGCTGAAAAAAATTAA
- a CDS encoding HdeD family acid-resistance protein produces MSNASTIKYLREHASLFMLLGIGLIILGVLAVIYAFTSTLISVMYLGFFLLIGGVFEGIKAFKMNRAGHFFLHALLCILYILAGLYLFFNPAINAITLTLVLAIFFVIAGIFRIAVALTKNVPHKTWLLINGIISVLLGALIWYQWPISGLWVIGTFVGIDLIFTGWTWIMLASTVKHARH; encoded by the coding sequence ATGAGTAATGCTTCCACAATTAAATATTTACGAGAACACGCTTCGCTTTTTATGCTTTTGGGTATCGGGTTGATAATTCTTGGTGTTTTAGCTGTTATCTACGCATTTACCAGTACCCTTATTTCAGTAATGTATCTTGGATTCTTTTTGCTTATCGGTGGTGTTTTTGAAGGCATTAAAGCATTCAAAATGAATCGTGCTGGCCACTTTTTCCTGCACGCTCTTCTTTGCATTCTTTATATCCTCGCAGGCCTTTATTTATTCTTTAATCCTGCAATCAATGCAATAACGCTCACCCTGGTTCTTGCAATATTTTTTGTTATCGCTGGTATATTCAGAATAGCGGTAGCTTTAACCAAAAATGTTCCCCATAAAACATGGCTTCTTATCAATGGCATCATTTCAGTATTGCTTGGCGCCTTAATTTGGTACCAATGGCCAATATCTGGATTATGGGTAATCGGCACCTTTGTAGGTATTGATTTAATCTTCACCGGATGGACCTGGATTATGCTTGCTTCCACCGTAAAGCATGCTCGCCACTAA